Genomic window (Deltaproteobacteria bacterium):
GGTGCATACCATGGCCTGCCGGCTTAAAAGGGGTTTCAGCCAGTTGGGGATCGACGTCCTCGACCGCCCTTTCTTCGACACGCTCAAAATTCCACTCGATCCCGGGATCGCCCAGCAGGTGATGAACCTCGCGGTTAACCGTCAGATGAATTTTCGCCTCTTTGCCGATTCGTCGATCGGTATTTCACTTGATGAGGTAACCACCAAGGCCGATTTGAGGGCCATTCTGTCGGTTTTCAAGGATGTGTTGGGAAAAAACTCGGCGAAGAAACTTTCATTTTCTATCGAAGAAAACGGCGTTATTTCCGAGATTCCCTCCCCGTTTGTCCGGAAGAGCTCCTATTTGACCCATCCGGTTTTCAACACGCACCACTCCGAAACCGAAATGATGCGTTATATTCGTCATCTCGAAACGAGAGATTTGTCACTGACGACGTCGATGATATCGCTCGGCTCCTGCACCATGAAGCTCAATGCCGCCACCGAAATGATGCCGGTGACCTGGAACGGTTTTTCCAAACTCCATCCCTTTGTCCCGGTCGATCAGGCGCCGGGCTACCGTGAAATGAACACGCAGCTTATGGCATGGCTCGCCGAAATCACCGGGTTCGACGCGGTATCCCTTCAACCGAACGCCGGCTCGCAGGGGGAGTATAGCGGTTTGCTGGTGATTCAAAAATATCATCAGCAGAGGGGGGAGGGGCACCGACACATTTGCCTGATTCCCACCTCGGCCCATGGGACAAATCCCGCCAGCGCCGCCATGGCGGGAATGAAAATCGTTCTGATCAATTGCGACAAGAATGGAAACATCGACATCGCCGATTTAAGGGCGAAGGGGGCGGCGAATCGTCCGAATCTTTCATGCCTCATGGTTACCTATCCATCGACTCACGGGGTTTTTGAGGAAGGGATCGCCGAGATCTGTCAGATCATTCATGACAACGGCGGGCAGGTCTACATGGACGGCGCCAACATGAATGCGCAGGTCGGTTTGTGCCGGCCGGGCGATTTCGGGGCGGATGTTTGTCACCTCAATCTTCACAAAACCTTCTGCATTCCCCATGGAGGCGGCGGTCCCGGCGTGGGGCCGATCTGTGTGGCCAAACATTTGCGCGATTATCTTCCCACTCATCCGATCGTAGCGGTGGGAGGCGACAAATCGGTCGGAACGATTTCGGCTTCCCCTTTCGGATCGGCCTCGATCCTGCCCATTTCGTATGCCTTTATCCGCATGATGGGATCGGAGGGGCTTAAAAAAGCGAGCGAAGCGGCCATCCTGAACGCCAACTACATCGCCAATCGCCTCGATCGCCATTATCCGGTTCTTTATCGGGGCAAAAAGGGGCTGGTAGCGCATGAATGCATCATCGATCTGCGGCCGCTCAAGGCGGCATCGGGTGTGGATGTGGAAGATGTGGCCAAAAGGCTCATGGACTACGGCTTCCATGCCCCGACCGTTTCGTTCCCGGTGCCGGGAACTCTGATGGTCGAACCGACCGAGAGCGAATCGCTTGATGAACTCGACCGGTTTTGTGAGGCGATGATATTGATCCGAAAAGAAATTGCCGCTATTGAAGAGGGAAAGATGGACAGCAAAGACAATCCCCTCAAGAATGCCCCCCACACCGCCCAGTCGATTGCAGTCGCAAACTGGACTCACCCCTATAGCCGCGAAGAGGCGGTCTATCCCGCTCCCTGGCTCCGCGAGCATAAATACTGGCCTCCCGTCGCCCGTGTCGATAACGTCTATGGCGACCGCAACGTCGTTTGCACTTGTCCGCCAACAGGCTGTTGAGAAAGTCCAATCGGAAATCGCAAATCAGAAGGGGATGTCTTCTTCCGCGGAAAATGGCGGAGGACCGGCGGTGGAAGCCGCTTCCCCGGCGGTGTCCGACTCGGTGACTCCCTGCGGGGCGGCCGCTTCACGGCCGGCGGAGGCCGAGTCGAGAAACTGGATCACCTGGGCGACAATTTCGGTGGTGTACCGCGTCTGGCCCTGCTTATCTTCCCACTTGCGGGTCTGCAGGCGGCCTTCCAGATAGATGCGGCGCCCTTTGGCGAGATAATCCCTGCAGAGTTCGGCCAGTTTTCCCCACACGACAATCCGGTGCCATTCGGTCCGCTCCTGTTGTTGGCCGCTTTTGTCTTTCCACCGTTCGTTGGTGGCGATGTTGAAATTGGCCA
Coding sequences:
- the gcvP gene encoding aminomethyl-transferring glycine dehydrogenase translates to VHTMACRLKRGFSQLGIDVLDRPFFDTLKIPLDPGIAQQVMNLAVNRQMNFRLFADSSIGISLDEVTTKADLRAILSVFKDVLGKNSAKKLSFSIEENGVISEIPSPFVRKSSYLTHPVFNTHHSETEMMRYIRHLETRDLSLTTSMISLGSCTMKLNAATEMMPVTWNGFSKLHPFVPVDQAPGYREMNTQLMAWLAEITGFDAVSLQPNAGSQGEYSGLLVIQKYHQQRGEGHRHICLIPTSAHGTNPASAAMAGMKIVLINCDKNGNIDIADLRAKGAANRPNLSCLMVTYPSTHGVFEEGIAEICQIIHDNGGQVYMDGANMNAQVGLCRPGDFGADVCHLNLHKTFCIPHGGGGPGVGPICVAKHLRDYLPTHPIVAVGGDKSVGTISASPFGSASILPISYAFIRMMGSEGLKKASEAAILNANYIANRLDRHYPVLYRGKKGLVAHECIIDLRPLKAASGVDVEDVAKRLMDYGFHAPTVSFPVPGTLMVEPTESESLDELDRFCEAMILIRKEIAAIEEGKMDSKDNPLKNAPHTAQSIAVANWTHPYSREEAVYPAPWLREHKYWPPVARVDNVYGDRNVVCTCPPTGC
- a CDS encoding single-stranded DNA-binding protein, whose product is MASINKVILIGNLGGDPEVRYTPGGQPVANFNIATNERWKDKSGQQQERTEWHRIVVWGKLAELCRDYLAKGRRIYLEGRLQTRKWEDKQGQTRYTTEIVAQVIQFLDSASAGREAAAPQGVTESDTAGEAASTAGPPPFSAEEDIPF